Proteins from a genomic interval of Pristis pectinata isolate sPriPec2 chromosome 21, sPriPec2.1.pri, whole genome shotgun sequence:
- the tekt1 gene encoding LOW QUALITY PROTEIN: tektin-1 (The sequence of the model RefSeq protein was modified relative to this genomic sequence to represent the inferred CDS: inserted 1 base in 1 codon) yields MAKLVQARTKFLPQEWNFSNKSRYNNAEVQRSRSERLVLESERLVDEIENTTRKTQRDVNKKLDQRIEEVTYWESELNTKXEELSNETELLLAQKTRLEKALDSCFAPLCIAQQCLLNREQRVSLDLVHDEVERELLKELEVFQGVIALLRRTLEQTDEQIRLNRTAKFYLEKDLQDKSMALRVDKFTANLTNNSPSIDYWPNVVRIEGNSVTPTEWQDFTNTNIVNADKQKNNSAAMRALIDSILSETTADMLKQVETANRAFTFRIHETKDAKSKLEKQLSKVMDEISSQEKNIELLKKTIMDKEGPMKVAQTRLDTRTQRPNVELVRDPAQYRLISEVQEITDNVDRLRATLAQAEAELRGLRRNQLALEEEIEIKSNSLYIDDVQCTNLRNSISINHF; encoded by the exons ATGGCCAAACTAGTCCAGGCACGGACCAAATTCCTGCCTCAGGAATGGAACTTCTCAAACAAGAGCCGCTACAACAATGCAGAGGTTCAGCGGTCACGATCAGAGCGCCTGGTCTTAGAGAGCGAGAGGCTGGTGGATGAGATCGAGAACACCACAAGGAAAACACAGCGAGATGTCAACAAGAAGCTCG atCAGAGGATTGAGGAAGTCACCTACTGGGAGTCAGAGCTCAACACCA CTGAGGAGCTCTCAAACGAGACAGAGCTGCTGCTGGCCCAGAAGACCCGCTTGGAGAAAGCTCTCGACAGCTGCTTTGCCCCTCTCTGCATCGCTCAGCAGTGTCTCCTGAACCG GGAGCAGCGCGTCAGCCTTGACCTGGTCCACGATGAGGTGGAGCGGGAGCTGCTGAAGGAGTTGGAGGTCTTCCAGGGGGTCATCGCCCTGCTGAGACGCACCTTGGAGCAGACGGACGAACAGATCAG GTTAAATCGTACGGCTAAATTTTACTTGGAGAAAGATTTGCAGGACAAGTCCATGGCTCTGAGAGTGGACAAGTTCACTGCCAATCTCACCAACAACTCCCCAAGCATTGACTACTGGCCCAATGTCGTCAGAATAGAAGGAAA CTCAGTCACCCCCACGGAGTGGCAGGACTTCACCAACACCAACATCGTGAATGCAGACAAACAGAAAAATAACTCTGCTGCCATGCGCGCCCTGATCGACAGCATCTTATCAGAAACCACAGCCGACATGCTGAAGCAAGTGGAGACTGCGAACCGAGCCTTCACGTTCCGCATCCATGAAACAAAAGATGCAAAGTCCAAACTGGAAAAGCAGCTCAGCAAG GTGATGGACGAGATCTCCTCTCAGGAGAAGAACATTGAGCTGCTGAAGAAAACCATCATGGACAAGGAGGGCCCCATGAAGGTGGCTCAGACACGCCTGGATACCAGGACCCAAAGGCCCAACGTGGAGCTTGTGCGAGATCCGGCCCAGTACCGTCTGATCAGTGAGGTGCAGGAGATCACGGATAACGTGGACCG GCTGCGGGCGACCCTGGCACAGGCTGAGGCCGAGCTGAGGGGACTGCGACGCAATCAGCTGGCTCTGGAGGAGGAGATCGAAATTAAGAGCAACTCACTTTACATCGATGACGTGCAGTGTACGAACCTGAGAAACTCCATCTCCATCAACCACTTCTAG